Proteins from one Ricinus communis isolate WT05 ecotype wild-type chromosome 9, ASM1957865v1, whole genome shotgun sequence genomic window:
- the LOC8285030 gene encoding LON peptidase N-terminal domain and RING finger protein 3: protein MNSWGLNCLEVDITVANPQRRRGLDLDLDLNYPLPPQMRALDLSLGLSSYNNSSQQVQVQAQVHGWSLSHHHQVTNAASEVLDDDEVAIISPRTFAQSREISEGNHSHGKRGVLREATGTPRGRLAAAILCTNCKTRMPDDCQPCLKPGTSNKKERNVFMTQQSPQSVSSAEDPIFSCAVCIGPLIEPTSTRCGHIFCKECLQRSLKSSQNKCPTCRQKVGKRGIFRVYLPTTN, encoded by the exons ATGAATTCATGGGGGTTGAATTGTCTAGAAGTGGACATCACAGTGGCAAACcctcaaagaagaagagggttGGATTTAGACTTGGATCTTAACTATCCTTTACCTCCTCAAATGAGGGCACTCGACTTGTCACTTGGGTTATCCAGTTATAATAATAGTTCTCAACAAGTTCAAGTTCAAGCTCAAGTGCATGGATGGTCTCTGTCTCACCATCATCAAGTTACAAATGCTGCTAGTGAGGTgcttgatgatgatgaagttgCTATAATTTCCCCAAGGACATTTGCTCAA TCCAGGGAAATTTCTGAAGGAAACCATTCTCATGGAAAGCGAGGTGTGCTTCGCGAAGCTACAGGGACTCCTAGGGGACGCTTGG CTGCAGCCATTTTGTGCACCAACTGCAAAACAAGAATGCCTGATGACTGTCAACCTTGCTTGAAACCGGGAACAAGTAACAAGAAG GAAAGAAATGTTTTCATGACTCAACAGTCGCCCCAGTCTGTCTCTTCAGCTGAGGATCCTATCTTTAGTTGCGCAGTATGCATAGGCCCATTAATTGAACCAACATCAACAAGGTGTGGCCACATCTTCTGCAAGGAGTGTCTCCAAAGATCACTAAAATCATCACAGAACAAATGCCCAACCTGCAGGCAAAAAGTCGGAAAGAGAGGCATCTTTAGGGTTTATCTTCCTACCACCAATTGA
- the LOC8285031 gene encoding small subunit processome component 20 homolog produces MATASHAQAVKSLNKSPGGRRFVFKSLSQRIVEIEIDVYRSLDKVKSQPSEGSSFFRDCLVEWRELNTAEDFISFYEKMMPLVQTLPLILLHKESIFSELLSRLQMKARLSLEPILRLIAALSRDLLEDFIFFLPKIVDSFSFLLENGADREPEIIEQIFTSWSYILMYLQKYLVKDVVHVLKVTEKLRYYPKVYVQEFMAAATSFLLRSAPNEQLKKGIRKIMFEVVKKPLLVRKPGVSGLLYHTMRGTPSRFHSRADRVLQLLTESSIFTIGDKFDQGVDVIIEVITSAFQRECEDMEPKELAMLWNCLYQKIEKALNDDYRHLSCLLSLLISTVSIHDGAKVSDYQPMIELVRSIVQKFVVSSSIVVAEDNSEVIDKVLRLMLCILDGLKSFNDTSSISCCSFHWAPVFALRNSSCLTFIRELLAKDTCIVHAFRVNILSAMNDLMETSQKEVVCLLMSFCERLQEDPLGSGFLDGTSEEGLSRIRGFLKGTMCSWVGMINNITLGNPSCTVISKDELALLWGVICCYPYMMDIREKPSLLMDFIDALDGLLMIGDESIAGVSKRTWQSLLGAALNSYFKCGKEESGLEETSKILYLARTYKSSSHILSAIADCLDSVHGPTMEAYRNHISYHPELARNKAVDALGIFANNLCNSDKEIRVSTLRILCHYQYLDSEISAEDRRPEKRMKTEVAQTHPADISSMDVLHLLLSIEATPLSISTSRKVILLISKMQMGLSAGRISKTYIPIVLSGIIGIFHNRFSYLWNPASECLAVLIGENATLVWDKFVHYFEKCLSVFQSSHDKLDGENTELPYKSNELIDRFNSFAVPESDSTPHATVLSSLLQTLQKIPSIAEAHSRQIVPLFLKYLGYENDDLHSVGSFNSDSCNGKEWRGVLKEWLNLFRLMRNPKAFYWSQFLKDVLLIRLMDENDAEIQMRVLDCLLTWKDDFLLPYEGHLRNLISSKHLREELTTWSLSRESLLIEESHRANLLPLIIFLLIPKVRKPKTLASRKHTSAHHRKAVLRFIAELDVNEISLFFALLIKPLHIISNGANSTMGMFWSLPKNSTVELQPLNILKYFTLENIMALSWKKKYGFLHVIEDILGVFDESHIRPFLDLLMGCVIRMLKSCTSSLDVAKATGTEGHSSVNVQLHKDDSAAVNKSLTSTALKQLRDLRSLCLKIVSVVLNKYDDHDFGCDLWDMFFASVKSLVDGFKQEGCSSEKPSSLFSCFLAMSSSHHLVPLLSREMNLVPDIFSILTVTTASEAIRSCVLKFIDNLLNLDEELDEDNKVKDVLLPNLDQLISSLHCFFQGNRATKSYTGKLAKYPEEIHIRMFKMLSKYIRDQLQSNKFLDVLLPSLAKRSKDSGASVECLQVIRDIIPVLGNESTAKILNAISPLLISVELDTRLNICGLLDALAKIDPSVLFVAKLIRELNATSTVEMGGLDYDTIVNAYAKIDVELFYCLQEDHALVVLSHCVYDMSSEELILRHSAYRSLLTFVEFSAVILGVEAKSHSGTPQVITAKSKCSWTTTCLQRLMNKFFLKHMGNAMREGSSVRKEWIELLRDMVLKLPEVENLSYLKALCSADAEQDFFNNIIHLQKHRRAKALSRFSNVINKSNMSEGIMNKVFVPLFFKMLLDVQGGKGENIKSACLEALASIASQMKWKSYYALLTRCFHEMKMNLDKQKVLLRLVCSMLDQFHFSQNSSCEFGTDIMETGSLATLRKCDSNSVVAAEIQACLHKTVLPMMQKLLDFDSDKVNVNVNVAVLKVLKLLPGDIMDSQLPSIIHRIANHLKNRMESIRDEARLALAACLKELGLEYLKFIVGALRATLKRGYELHVLGYTLNFILSKFLSSPICGKLDYCLEDLLSVVENDILGDVGEEKDVEKIASKMKETRKLKSFDTLKIIAQSITFKSHGLKLLSPIKSYMQKHLTPKVKAKLETMLNQIAAGIECNPSVDQTNLFIFIYGFVEDGVIEEIGQGENPSGTELIPYSRHNVLKKTVSSTQVVGTKSGCSHLITVFALDLFHNRMKSVKLAKENAELLSMLDPFVKLFGSCLSSRYEDILSSSLRCLTPLLRLPLPSLVSQADKIKVTLLDIAQSSVNANNSLMQSCLKMLTVLLRSTKITLSSDQLRLLIQFPLFVDLESNPSFITLALLKAVVSRKLVVPEIYDVMIRIAELIVRSQVDSIRKKCSQISLQFLLDYHLSETYLQQHLDFLLKNLSYEYSTGREAVLEMLHAIIIKFPRNFLDKHAQTIFIHLVQCLVNDNDSKVRAMAATVIKLLIGRVSPHLLDSMLDFSLSWYVDEKRRLQSTGAQALGLLVEVMTKSFQKHISSILPVSRTILQASAHVVADRPSLDLSVEVVPLWKEAYFSLVLLEKILHHFQHLSFKRDLEDIWEAVSELLLHPHPWLRNISSRLVAFYFATATKTSRENHEKPLGHFLLMRPHRLFIIAASLCYQLKTQVIDDAAENLITQNLVFTVCAIHSLMGKAECPEPYVFWTGLEPHEQGLFLKAFQLLESRKGKHVFLNVVSGVRDQDDKDQPENLQYLLVSNLIKEMGKIALQMEAIQMRIIFNSFGKISLQIKDDGLQRYAFDMVLPFYKVCEGFAGKVISDDLKQLAQEVCESMRNTLGIQNFVQVYSEIRKSIKVKRDKRKKEEKVMAVVNPMRNAKRKLRNAAKHRAHKKRKIMTMKMGRWRR; encoded by the exons ATGGCGACGGCGTCTCATGCTCAGGCCGTCAAGTCACTCAATAAATCCCCTGGTGGCCGCCGCTTTGTT TTCAAGTCTTTGTCTCAGAGAATAgtagaaattgaaattgatgTCTATAGAAGCCTTGATAAAGTCAAGTCTCAGCCATCTGAGGGGTCCTCCTTTTTCCGGGATTGCCTTGTAGAATGGAGG GAATTGAATACAGCAGAGGACTTCATCTCGTTTTATGAGAAGATGATGCCCTTAGTGCAGACATTACCTTTAATTCTATTGCACAAAGAATCAATTTTCTCAGAACTTCTTTCTAGATTACAAATGAAAGCACGTTTATCTCTTGAGCCTATTCTCAG GCTAATTGCAGCACTATCTAGAGATCTACTTGAAGATTTCATCTT CTTTTTGCCTAAGATTGTGgattcattttcctttcttctagAAAATGGTGCTGACAGGGAGCCAGAGATTATCGAGCAG ATTTTTACATCATGGTCTTATATTCTGATGTATTTGCAAAAGTATCTTGTGAAGGATGTTGTTCACGTGCTCAA GGTGACAGAAAAATTAAGGTACTACCCAAAGGTTTATGTACAAGAATTTATGGCAGCGGCAACATCATTCTTGCTGAGAAGTGCTCCCAATGAGCAACTGAAAAAAG GCATTAGAAAGATCATGTTTGAGGTTGTGAAAAAGCCATTACTTGTGCGAAAACCTGGAGTTAGTGGCTTGCTATATCATACCATGAGAGGAACCCCTTCAAGATTCCATTCAAGAGCAGATCGGGTATTGCAGCTATTGACAGAAAGTTCAATATTTACTATTGGTGATAAGTTTGACCAAG GCGTGGACGTTATTATTGAAGTCATAACTTCTGCCTTTCAAAGAGAGTGTGAGGATATGGAACCAAAGGAATTAGCTATGTTGTGGAATTGTTTATATCAGAAAATAGAGAAGGCTCTAAATGATGACTACCGCCATCTAAGCTGCCTTCTATCACTGCTTATATCAACTGTCTCGATCCATGATGGGGCGAAGGTTTCTG ATTACCAACCAATGATTGAACTAGTAAGGTCAATTGTTCAGAAGTTTGTTGTGTCATCTAGCATAGTGGTGGCAGAAGACAATTCTGAAGTTATTGATAAGGTTCTGCGGTTAATGCTGTGTATTCTTGATGGACTCAAGAGTTTCAATGATACATCTTCTATATCTTGCTGCTCATTCCACTGGGCTCCTGTGTTTGCACTAAGGAACTCGAG TTGTTTGACTTTTATTAGGGAACTGCTGGCAAAGGACACTTGTATAGTACATGCATTCagagttaatattttaag TGCGATGAATGATTTAATGGAAACTTCACAGAAGGAAGTTGTGTGCCTGCTTATGTCCTTCTGTGAGAGACTGCAAGAGGACCCTTTAGGCTCTGGCTTCTTAGATGGAACATCAGAAGAAGGGCTTTCAAGAATTCGTGGTTTTCTAAAGGGTACAATGTGCTCATGGGTTGGAATGATCAACAATATTACTCTCGGTAATCCATCATGTACTGTAATTAGCAAGGATGAGTTGGCTCTGCTATGGGGAGTCATCTGCTGCTATCCCTATATGATGGATATCCGAGAAAAGCCATCCTTGCTAATGGATTTCATAGATGCACTTGATGGCCTCTTGATGATTGGAGATG AAAGCATTGCTGGTGTTTCTAAACGTACTTGGCAAAGCCTGCTAGGAGCTGCTTTAAATTCCTATTTCAAATGTGGGAAAGAAGAATCTGGGCTTGAAGAGACAAGCAAAATTTTGTATCTTGCAAGAACATACAAATCATCCTCGCATATATTATCTGCTATTGCTGATTGTTTGGATTCCGTGCATGG GCCAACAATGGAGGCATATCGGAACCACATATCATATCATCCTGAGTTAGCAAGAAATAAGGCTGTGGATGCACTAGGCATATTTGCTAATAACTTGTGCAACTCAGACAAGGAAATTCGTGTTTCAACCCTAAGAATTCTGTGCCATTATCAATATCTAGACTCTGAAATATCTGCTGAAGATCGGCGTCCTGAGAAGAGAATGAAAACAGAAGTTGCTCAGACTCATCCTGCAGATATTTCTAGCATGGAT GTTCTCCATCTCCTCCTCTCTATTGAGGCAACTCCTCTTTCAATTTCTACAAGCAGGAAAGTTATCCTATTAATCTCTAAAATGCAAATGGGCCTCTCTGCTGGAAGAATATCTAAAACTTACATACCTATTGTTTTGAGTGGAATAATAGGCATCTTCCACAACCGTTTCAGTTACCTGTGGAACCCGGCATCTGAGTGCCTTGCAGTTCTGATTGGGGAAAATGCGACACTTGTGTGGGACAAGTTTGTCCATTATTTTGAGAAATGTCTATCTGTATTTCAGTCATCCCATGATAAGCTTGATGGAGAAAATACTGAATTGCCTTACAAGTCCAATG AATTGATCGATCGTTTTAATTCTTTTGCTGTTCCTGAATCCGATAGCACGCCACATGCAACAGTTCTATCCTCATTGCTGCAGACTTTACAAAAAATTCCTTCTATAGCTGAGGCTCATTCTCGACAAATTGTACCGTTGTTCTTGAAGTATTTGGGCTACGAAAATGATGATCTTCACAG TGTGGGGTCATTCAATTCAGATTCTTGCAATGGCAAGGAGTGGAGGGGCGTCCTCAAAGAATGGTTGAACTTGTTCAGACTTATGCGGAACCCTAAGGCCTTTTACTGGAGTCAGTTCTTAAAAGATGTTTTGCTAATAAG GCTTATGGATGAAAACGATGCTGAAATCCAGATGAGGGTTCTTGATTGTCTCTTAACCTGGAAAGATGACTTTTTGCTCCCATATGAGGGGCATCTGAGAAACTTGATCAGTTCAAAACATTTAAGAGAAGAACTAACAACATGGAGTTTGAGCAGAGAATCTCTTCTAATTGAAGAAAGCCACAGAGCTAATCTCTTAcctctaattatttttcttctaataCCAAAAGTTAGGAAACCAAAGACACTTGCCTCTCGTAAG CATACAAGTGCACATCATCGGAAGGCAGTTCTTCGGTTCATAGCTGAACTTGATGTCAAtgagatttctcttttctttgctTTGTTAATAAAGCCCTTGCATATTATATCAAATGGAGCTAATTCTACCATGGGTATGTTTTGGAGCTTACCCAAAAATTCCACTGTTGAACTTCAACCACTAAATATCTTGAAGTACTTCACCTTGGAGAATATTATGGCGCTCTCCTGGAAGAAGAAATATGGGTTTCTGCATGTCATTGAAGATATTCTTGGAGTTTTTGATGAGTCACATATCAGACCTTTTCTAGATTTGTTAATGGGATGCGTAATTCGAATGCTAAAAAGTTGCACTTCAAGTCTTGATGTTGCAAAGGCCACTGGAACTGAAGGTCATTCATCTGTCAATGTTCAATTGCATAAAGATGACAGTGCTGCAGTGAATAAATCCCTG ACCAGCACAGCTCTGAAGCAGTTAAGGGATTTGAGGTCTTTGTGCCTGAAAATTGTTTCTGTTGTTCTCAACAAGTATGATGATCATGATTTTGGTTGCGATTTGTGGGACATGTTCTTCGCTTCAGTAAAATCTTTAGTTGATGGTTTCAAGCAGGAGGGTTGTAGTAGTGAGAAACCAAGTTCACTGTTCTCATGCTTTTTGGCTATGAGTAGCAGTCACCACCTTGTACCATTATTGTCTAGGGAAATGAATCTTGTTCCCGATATTTTCTCCATCCTGACTGTTACTACTGCCTCTGAGGCTATCAGGTCTTGTGTTCTTAAGTTCATTGACAACCTGTTGAATCTTGATGAAGAGTTGGATGAGGacaataaagtaaaagatGTTCTACTTCCAAACCTTGATCAACTTATCAGCAGCTTGCACTGTTTCTTTCAGGGCAATAGAGCAACCAAGAG TTATACCGGGAAATTGGCCAAATATCCCGAGGAAATACACATTAGGATGTTCAAGATGTTGTCAAAGTACATCCGAGATCAATTGCAGTCGAACAAATTTTTGGATGTCCTGCTTCCATCGTTGGCTAAAAGATCCAAAGATTCTG GCGCCTCTGTTGAATGCTTGCAAGTCATTCGAGACATTATACCAGTGTTAGGAAATGAGAGCACTGCAAaaattcttaatgctatctcTCCACTTCTAATTTCTGTTGAATTGGATACGCGGTTGAATATTTGTGGTCTGCTTGATGCTCTTGCTAAAATTGATCCTTCTGTACTCTTTGTG GCAAAACTTATCCGTGAATTGAATGCAACCTCTACAGTGGAAATGGGTGGCCTTGATTATGACACCATAGTCAATGCTTATGCAAAGATTGATGTTGAGTTATTCTATTGCCTTCAAGAAGATCATGCATTAGTTGTCTTGTCACATTGTGTGTATGATATGTCATCAGAAGAGTTAATCTTAAGGCACAGTGCTTATAGGTCATTGCTTACGTTTGTCGAATTCTCCGCCGTGATTCTTGGTGTAGAAGCTAAAAGTCATTCTGGGACACCTCAGGTGATTACAGCAAAGAGCAAATGTAGTTGGACAACAACATGCCTTCAACGTTTAATGAACAAGTTCTTTTTGAAACACATGGGGAATGCAATGAGGGAAGGAAGTTCAGTTAGAAAG GAATGGATTGAGTTACTACGAGATATGGTGTTAAAACTTCCAGAAGTGGAGAATCTCAGTTACTTAAAGGCTCTGTGTTCTGCTGATGCCGAACAAGATTTTTTCAACaatattattcatttgcaG AAACATAGGAGGGCAAAGGCACTTTCACGCTTTAGTAATgttatcaataaaagtaaCATGTCAGAG GGCATCATGAATAAAGTGTTTGTTCCACTCTTTTTCAAAATGTTATTAGATGTACAAGGTGGAAAgggagaaaatattaaatctgcATGCCTTGAAGCTCTTGCTTCAATTGCCTCTCAGATGAAGTGGAAATCATATTACGCATTATTGACTCGATGCTTTCATGAGATGAAGATGAATTTGGATAAGCAGAAGGTTTTATTGCGGCTGGTTTGCTCAATGTTGGACCAGTTCCATTTTTCACAAAATTCTTCCTGTGAATTTGGCACTGATATCATGGAGACAGGTTCTTTAGCTACATTGCGCAAATGTGATAGTAATTCTGTTGTAGCTGCCGAGATACAGGCATGCCTTCATAAAACTGTGCTTCCAATGATGCAAAAGTTACTGGATTTCGATTCTGATAAGGTCAATGTTAATGTCAATGTGGCTGTTCTGAAAGTGTTGAAGTTGCTTCCTGGAGACATAATGGACTCGCAACTTCCAAGTATCATTCATCGCATTGCAAACCATTTAAAGAATCGGATGGAAAGCATCCGTGATGAAGCTAGGCTTGCTTTGGCTGCTTGTTTAAAGGAGCTTGGGCTGGAATATTTGAAGTTTATAGTCGGGGCCTTGAGAGCTACCTTGAAGCGAGGATATGAGCTTCATGTGTTGGGGTATACTCTGAACtttattttgtcaaaatttCTTTCATCTCCCATCTGTGGGAAATTGGATTATTGTTTGGAAGATCTCCTTTCTGTGGTAGAGAATGATATTCTTGGGGATGTTGGCGAGGAGAAAGATGTAGAAAAGATTGCTTCTAAAATGAAAGAAACTAGGAAGCTGAAGTCTTTTGATACATTGAAAATAATTGCACAAAGCATAACATTTAAAAGTCATGGCTTGAAACTTCTGTCACCTATTAAATCTTATATGCAGAAGCATCTGACACCAAAAGTGAAAGCCAAATTGGAAACTATGTTAAATCAGATAGCGGCTGGTATTGAATGTAATCCATCTGTTGATCAGacaaatctatttatttttatttatgggtttgttgAAGATGGAGTCATTGAAGAAATTGGTCAGGGGGAGAATCCTTCTGGTACAGAGTTGATACCCTACTCTAGACATAATGTGCTTAAGAAAACAGTTTCTTCAACCCAAGTTGTTGGAACTAAATCAGGGTGCTCACATCTTATTACTGTGTTTGCTCTTGACTTATTCCACAACCGAATGAAGAGTGTGAAACTGGCTAAAGAAAATGCAGAACTTCTGTCAATGTTGGATCCCTTTGTTAAACTGTTTGGCAGCTGCTTGAGTTCTAGATATGAAGATATATTATCTTCATCCCTTAGATGCCTTACTCCACTGCTAAGGCTACCTCTACCATCACTTGTGTCACAGGCTGATAAAATAAAGGTGACATTATTAGATATTGCTCAGAGTTCTGTTAATGCCAACAATTCGCTGATGCAATCATGTCTAAAAATGTTAACTGTGCTCCTGCGAAGTACTAAAATCACCCTTTCATCTGATCAACTGCGTCTACTAATTCAGTTTCCGTTGTTTGTTGATCTTGAGAGCAATCCCTCTTTCATTACCCTCGCACTTCTAAAAGCAGTAGTTAGTCGCAAGCTGGTTGTTCCTGAGATATATGATGTTATGATTCGGATTGCAGAACTAATAGTTAGAAGCCAAGTGGATTCAATTCGTAAGAAATGCAGTCAGATTTCGTTGCAATTCTTACTTGATTATCATCTTTCAGAAACATACTTGCAACAACATTTAGATTTTCTGCTGAAGAACTTAAG TTATGAGTATTCAACTGGGAGAGAAGCAGTGCTGGAAATGCTTCATGCCATAATAATCAAATTTCCCAGAAACTTTCTGGATAAACATGCACAAACAATATTTATCCATTTGGTGCAGTGCTTGGTGAATGACAATGATAGTAAAGTCCGTGCAATGGCTGCTACAGTTATAAAGCTTCTGATTGGACGAGTAAGTCCGCATTTACTGGATTCCATGCTCGATTTTAGTCTGTCCTGGTATGTGGATGAGAAGCGGCGATTGCAGAGTACTGGTGCACAG GCCTTGGGACTACTAGTCGAGGTCATGACTAAAAGCTTTCAAAAGCATATCAGCAGTATATTGCCTGTCAGTAGAACTATTTTGCAGGCTTCAGCTCATGTTGTTGCTGATAGACCATCACTAGATCTTTCTGTTGAAGTTGTTCCTCTATGGAAAGAAGCTTATTTTTCGTTAGTTTTGCTGGAGAAGATTCTGCATCATTTTCAACACCTCAGCTTCAAAAGGGATCTTGAG GATATATGGGAAGCAGTAAGCGAGTTGCTCTTACATCCACATCCATGGTTGCGCAACATATCAAGTCGCCTTGTGGCCTTTTACTTTGCTACTGCAACTAAGACCAGTAGGGAAAATCATGAAAAACCGTTGGGACATTTTCTCCTTATGAGGCCACATAGGCTTTTTATAATAGCTGCTTCCCTCTGCTATCAGCTAAAAACACAAGTCATTGATGATGCTGCTGAAAACCTGATTACACAGAATCTCGTTTTTACAGTTTGTGCCATCCATTCTTTGATGGGAAAAGCAGAATGTCCAGAACCTTATGTCTTCTGGACGGGTCTTGAACCACATGAACAGGGGCTATTTCTGAAAGCTTTTCAGTTGCTAGAGTcgagaaaaggaaaacatgTGTTTTTAAATGTCGTCTCTGGTGTACGTGATCAAGATGACAAAGACCAGCCTGAGAATCTCCAGTATCTGCTCGTCTCTAATTTAATCAAGGAGATGGGGAAAATTGCTCTTCAAATGGAGGCTATTCAG ATGAGAAtcatttttaatagttttggAAAGATTTCTTTGCAAATCAAGGACGATGGATTGCAGCGTTATGCATTTGACATGGTGCTGCCCTTCTATAAAGTTTGCGAAGGATTTGCTGGGAAAGTCATCTCTG ATGACTTGAAGCAGCTAGCTCAAGAAGTTTGTGAGAGTATGCGGAACACTTTAGGCATCCAAAATTTTGTACAGGTTTACAGCGAGATAAGAAAGAGTATTAAGGTGAAGAGAGACAAGCggaaaaaagaggaaaaggtCATGGCCGTCGTCAACCCTATGCGAAATGCCAAGAGGAAGCTACGGAATGCAGCGAAACATCGTGCCCACAAGAAAAGGAAGATAATGACCATGAAAATGGGAAGATGGAGGCGTTga